One segment of Candidatus Limnocylindrales bacterium DNA contains the following:
- a CDS encoding glycosyltransferase family 39 protein — protein sequence MRPSGVLLLAVFALWLAAVFAVGTGGEFPLSDDWAYAHVVRSICEGRGFDFLPWTGASLVFQAAYGALFAKLSGFSYELLRLTTLAVSAIGIFSTYALLREAGPAADSGTDEHGMRIAAAGAATVAFSPLWFNLSFTFMTDVPFAALATMSAWLYARAFRSGSRPGLLAAGAVCAAAFLVRQHGVWIAAAAALAAVATAPRTARLRDRAQDAAAAAIVPFVAAAAYVIWAVTSPVVPLAVHNKIGEAAGVSWLTVANASFRGLATLGFFLLPWAPVIGLAGVRQRRLFSLSFAALGAAAAYLYAREGATMFYLSNMLGDFWIGPWTTRDIQFLGHRPDGDAGVLFHVALTAASLASAALLVSRLAAAPFGRADAKHDASDRAVDAGGRRRVAVFCVAAFALSALGTLTQSHYFFDRYLIVLVPLAMAAVVALAGPLRAGGAFAALLAAVALYSVAGTHDYMERNRARWDLLGALEARGVTARSIDGGVEYNGERLADELRTSPTDVEARRGQPQSRKSWWWVIDDRWILAYGPLDGYREADSRRFTRWLPPGEDRVLVLERNDSVDAASGAEPAREH from the coding sequence ATGCGGCCGAGCGGTGTCCTTCTCCTCGCCGTGTTCGCGCTGTGGCTGGCCGCAGTATTTGCGGTCGGCACCGGCGGTGAATTTCCTCTCAGCGACGACTGGGCCTACGCGCACGTCGTGCGCTCGATCTGCGAAGGCCGCGGCTTCGATTTCCTGCCGTGGACCGGCGCGAGCCTCGTATTCCAGGCGGCCTACGGCGCGCTGTTCGCCAAGCTGTCCGGATTTTCTTACGAGCTGCTGCGCCTGACGACGCTCGCGGTGTCCGCGATCGGAATCTTTTCCACATACGCGCTGCTGCGCGAGGCCGGCCCTGCGGCAGATAGCGGGACGGACGAGCACGGCATGCGGATCGCCGCAGCCGGCGCCGCGACCGTCGCGTTCTCTCCGCTGTGGTTCAATCTTTCTTTCACGTTCATGACCGACGTTCCGTTCGCCGCACTCGCGACGATGTCCGCATGGCTTTATGCGAGGGCGTTTCGCAGCGGGTCGCGGCCCGGGCTGCTGGCGGCGGGAGCCGTATGCGCCGCGGCGTTCCTCGTCCGCCAGCACGGCGTCTGGATCGCTGCCGCGGCGGCACTTGCAGCCGTCGCCACTGCGCCGCGCACGGCTCGTCTTCGCGATCGTGCCCAGGATGCGGCGGCGGCCGCGATCGTGCCGTTCGTTGCCGCCGCGGCGTATGTCATCTGGGCTGTCACGTCGCCTGTCGTGCCGCTGGCTGTCCACAACAAGATCGGCGAGGCAGCCGGGGTCTCGTGGCTCACGGTCGCGAACGCGTCGTTTCGCGGTCTCGCGACGCTCGGGTTCTTCCTGCTTCCGTGGGCACCGGTCATCGGACTTGCCGGCGTCCGCCAGCGTCGGCTGTTCTCGCTCAGCTTTGCGGCACTTGGCGCTGCAGCGGCGTATCTCTACGCACGCGAAGGCGCGACGATGTTCTACCTGAGCAACATGCTCGGGGATTTCTGGATCGGCCCGTGGACGACACGCGACATTCAGTTTCTCGGACACAGGCCGGATGGCGATGCCGGCGTGCTGTTTCATGTCGCGCTGACCGCAGCGTCGCTCGCTTCGGCGGCGCTTCTGGTTTCGCGCCTCGCCGCGGCGCCGTTCGGGCGAGCGGATGCAAAGCATGACGCCAGCGACCGCGCCGTCGATGCGGGCGGCCGGCGTCGCGTTGCGGTCTTCTGCGTGGCGGCGTTCGCGCTGTCGGCGCTCGGAACGCTCACGCAGTCTCACTACTTCTTCGACCGCTACCTGATCGTGCTCGTCCCGCTCGCGATGGCGGCGGTCGTCGCGCTCGCCGGACCGCTTCGCGCGGGCGGTGCTTTTGCAGCCTTGCTCGCGGCCGTCGCGCTGTACTCGGTCGCCGGTACGCACGATTACATGGAGCGAAACCGTGCACGCTGGGATCTGCTAGGCGCGCTCGAAGCCCGCGGAGTCACCGCTCGCAGCATCGACGGCGGCGTCGAGTACAACGGGGAACGACTTGCGGACGAGCTCAGGACATCTCCGACCGACGTCGAGGCGCGTCGCGGACAGCCGCAGTCGCGCAAAAGCTGGTGGTGGGTGATCGACGACCGCTGGATCCTCGCATACGGTCCGCTCGACGGATATCGCGAAGCGGATTCGCGCCGCTTCACGCGCTGGCTTCCGCCGGGCGAAGACCGCGTCCTCGTGCTCGAGCGCAACGATTCTGTGGACGCCGCGTCCGGCGCTGAGCCGGCGAGGGAACATTAA
- a CDS encoding alkaline phosphatase family protein, producing MRIPSDDGPGISDRGGRRHRRDCVGDHRRLRSMRRAATSVLAMLLAARAGGIAAAADKPPATRLVVEIIVDQLRGDLALRSRDRWSSGGFRRLYEQGAVFSDAHHGHANTETIVGHATLATGADPSVHGMVGNVWLDRAKGDPHYNIEDSASEIVGSDSRPGPGKDGDKGDKAGAATGTNGHADVSKPCRGRSPQTMLAPTIADSVAQAGRGKAKVFAVSLKDRAAVPMGGHTGKALWMSDATGQFESSSYYYPDRKLPAWVVSWNKAHHADHYDGKSWKLLLPAKTYRFIGKDDQPWESPPAGMTRTFPHRFDRSRLGDGFYPALEASPFGDDLLVDFTRALIHSEHLGHDSVVDYLSVSFSSNDYIGHRYGPDSLEMEDEVLRIDRRIAELMKAADDAAGSGHTLFVLTADHGVAEPPEELAAQKIDGGHILLSAAENTAAAVKIAKRVGTGFIRRWPPYIYLDRDALLSHGIEPEAAERSVAAEIAKLPGVAFAFTRGDIQGGKLPDTLVARSAARSFHPERSGDIHVVAKPGWQISFELPTSSQFATGHGTPWDYDTFVPLIFCGPGVPHAVIDRRVDATDVAPTIAALIGVPAPARATGDVLAEAVRKAPHR from the coding sequence GTGAGGATCCCCTCAGACGACGGGCCCGGCATCTCCGATCGCGGCGGACGGCGACATCGCCGCGACTGCGTCGGCGATCACCGCAGGCTGCGCAGCATGCGGCGCGCTGCGACGTCCGTTCTGGCCATGCTGCTGGCCGCGCGCGCCGGTGGGATTGCCGCGGCCGCCGACAAACCGCCGGCAACGCGGCTCGTGGTCGAGATCATCGTCGACCAGCTTCGCGGTGATCTTGCGCTGCGCTCGCGCGATCGCTGGTCGAGCGGAGGATTTCGCCGCCTCTACGAGCAGGGCGCGGTGTTTTCCGACGCCCATCACGGGCACGCCAATACCGAGACGATCGTCGGACATGCCACGCTCGCCACCGGCGCCGATCCATCGGTGCACGGAATGGTCGGCAACGTCTGGCTCGATCGTGCCAAGGGCGATCCTCATTACAACATCGAGGATTCGGCCTCCGAGATCGTCGGCAGCGACAGCAGACCCGGTCCCGGCAAAGACGGCGACAAAGGCGACAAGGCGGGCGCGGCGACCGGAACCAACGGCCACGCCGACGTCAGCAAGCCGTGCCGCGGTCGCTCCCCGCAGACGATGCTCGCGCCGACGATCGCCGATTCGGTGGCTCAGGCCGGCCGCGGCAAAGCGAAGGTCTTCGCCGTCTCGCTGAAAGACCGGGCGGCCGTGCCGATGGGCGGCCATACCGGAAAGGCGCTGTGGATGTCCGACGCCACCGGGCAATTCGAGTCGAGCAGCTACTACTATCCCGATCGCAAGCTCCCGGCCTGGGTGGTGAGCTGGAACAAGGCGCATCACGCCGATCATTACGACGGAAAGTCGTGGAAGCTTCTGCTGCCGGCGAAGACCTATCGCTTCATCGGCAAGGATGACCAGCCGTGGGAATCGCCGCCGGCCGGAATGACGCGCACGTTTCCGCACCGCTTCGACCGTTCGCGCCTTGGTGACGGATTCTATCCGGCGCTCGAAGCAAGCCCGTTCGGCGATGACCTGCTCGTGGATTTCACGCGTGCACTCATCCACTCCGAGCATCTCGGCCACGATTCGGTCGTCGATTATCTGTCGGTATCGTTCTCGTCGAACGACTACATCGGGCATCGCTACGGGCCCGACAGCCTCGAGATGGAAGACGAGGTGCTGCGCATCGACCGCAGGATCGCCGAGCTGATGAAGGCAGCCGACGACGCCGCCGGAAGCGGGCACACGCTGTTCGTGCTGACTGCCGATCACGGCGTGGCCGAGCCTCCCGAGGAGCTTGCCGCACAGAAGATCGACGGCGGACACATCCTGCTGTCGGCGGCCGAGAATACCGCCGCCGCGGTCAAGATCGCCAAACGCGTCGGGACGGGCTTCATCCGGCGATGGCCGCCGTACATCTATCTGGATCGCGACGCCCTGCTTTCGCACGGGATCGAGCCCGAAGCCGCGGAACGGTCGGTGGCGGCCGAGATTGCGAAGCTCCCCGGCGTCGCATTCGCGTTCACGCGCGGCGACATCCAGGGCGGGAAACTTCCCGATACGCTGGTCGCGCGCTCGGCCGCGCGAAGTTTTCATCCCGAAAGGTCCGGCGACATCCACGTCGTCGCGAAACCGGGCTGGCAGATCTCGTTCGAGCTTCCGACCTCGAGCCAGTTCGCGACCGGACACGGAACACCGTGGGACTACGACACGTTCGTTCCGCTGATCTTTTGCGGGCCGGGCGTTCCGCACGCGGTCATCGATCGAAGGGTCGACGCCACCGATGTCGCGCCGACGATTGCCGCGCTCATCGGCGTGCCGGCGCCGGCGCGCGCAACCGGCGACGTTCTTGCGGAGGCGGTCCGCAAGGCGCCGCACCGCTAG
- a CDS encoding zinc metalloprotease HtpX: MANQLKTIFLLGVLSALLIGIGQVLSPGNTTLFVVMAAVMNLGAYFFSDRVVLRVSGAREVSVAEAPDLHAIVDELARAAGIPKPKVCIIDQQQPNAFATGRSPAHGVVAVTRGILDLLDRSELRAVLAHEIGHVVHRDILISSIAAVMATAIGYAAQSLMFAGLFGGRRSDDDDSSGAGGLLLMLVAPLAATLVQLGISRSREYLADDAGAELSGDPDKLAAALGKLQHYAERIPADVAPATASLYIVNPLSSVQARMAKLFSTHPPIEERIERLHEMARTPHARPSR; this comes from the coding sequence ATGGCCAATCAGCTCAAGACGATCTTTCTGCTGGGGGTTCTTTCGGCGCTGCTCATCGGCATCGGGCAGGTGCTTTCGCCGGGCAACACGACGCTGTTCGTCGTCATGGCTGCCGTCATGAACCTCGGAGCCTACTTCTTCAGCGATCGCGTCGTGCTGCGCGTCTCGGGCGCGCGCGAGGTCAGCGTGGCCGAAGCTCCGGACCTGCATGCGATCGTCGATGAGCTCGCGCGCGCGGCGGGAATCCCCAAACCAAAAGTCTGCATCATCGACCAGCAGCAGCCGAACGCATTCGCCACCGGACGCAGCCCGGCACACGGCGTGGTTGCGGTGACGCGCGGGATCCTCGACCTGCTCGACCGCTCGGAGCTGCGCGCGGTGCTCGCGCACGAGATCGGCCACGTCGTCCACCGGGACATCCTGATTTCGTCGATAGCAGCCGTCATGGCGACGGCAATCGGCTACGCGGCGCAGTCGCTGATGTTCGCAGGCCTGTTCGGCGGCCGGCGCAGCGACGACGACGACAGCTCGGGCGCGGGAGGTCTGCTGCTGATGCTGGTTGCCCCGCTTGCGGCCACGCTCGTCCAGCTCGGCATTTCCCGCTCGCGCGAATATCTCGCCGACGATGCCGGCGCAGAGCTTTCCGGCGATCCCGACAAGCTCGCCGCTGCGCTCGGCAAGCTCCAGCACTACGCCGAGCGCATCCCGGCCGATGTCGCGCCGGCCACGGCAAGCCTGTACATCGTCAACCCGCTGTCGTCGGTGCAGGCACGAATGGCGAAGCTTTTCTCGACGCACCCTCCGATCGAGGAGCGCATCGAGCGGCTGCACGAAATGGCCCGCACGCCGCACGCACGCCCGAGCCGCTGA
- a CDS encoding magnesium transporter CorA family protein, which translates to MIRTALSSIPGSPAHDLSFEDALTWLATADETPDELLWMDCGAPAPDELEALEKTLGLHPLTVEDLTHRNQRAKLEEYPGYLFLVVHWFASADTTAHPHELHFIVGRNWIATIYDDRRILPVEEAWQAFLRGHAREPHGADGELYRLLDHLVDSHAPILATIEDRLEHLSIQASRGDGMQGDIGRVVIVRRALMRVRRQLAPQRDVIGALSRREHGFISQKSLFYFRDVSDHIHREYESIESLRELAQSVMEVQLALVERQQNQVIQRLTVLSTIFLPLNFLTGFFGMNFAHLPFDDDRLLMLAIAAMALLPTVLLLWFRRKGWFGG; encoded by the coding sequence ATGATCCGCACCGCACTGTCCAGCATTCCGGGTTCCCCGGCACACGACCTCAGCTTCGAGGACGCGCTGACGTGGCTGGCCACGGCCGACGAAACTCCCGACGAGCTGCTGTGGATGGACTGCGGTGCGCCCGCTCCCGACGAGCTCGAGGCGCTCGAGAAGACGCTCGGCCTTCATCCTCTTACAGTCGAGGACCTGACCCACCGCAATCAGCGCGCCAAGCTCGAGGAGTATCCCGGCTATCTGTTCCTCGTCGTGCACTGGTTCGCGAGCGCGGACACGACCGCTCATCCGCACGAGCTGCACTTCATCGTCGGTCGCAACTGGATCGCGACGATCTACGACGATCGCCGCATTCTTCCGGTCGAAGAGGCGTGGCAGGCGTTCCTTCGCGGGCACGCGCGCGAGCCGCATGGCGCCGACGGCGAGCTCTACCGGCTGCTCGATCATCTCGTCGACAGCCACGCGCCGATCCTGGCAACCATCGAAGACCGCCTCGAGCATCTGAGCATCCAGGCGAGCCGGGGCGACGGGATGCAGGGCGACATCGGCAGGGTCGTGATCGTGCGCCGTGCGCTGATGCGCGTACGCCGCCAGCTCGCTCCGCAGCGCGACGTGATCGGCGCGCTGTCGAGGCGCGAGCACGGCTTCATCTCGCAGAAGTCGCTGTTTTATTTTCGCGACGTATCCGACCACATCCACCGCGAGTACGAATCGATCGAGTCGCTGCGCGAGCTCGCGCAGAGCGTGATGGAAGTGCAGCTGGCGCTGGTCGAGCGCCAGCAGAACCAGGTGATCCAGCGCCTGACCGTGCTGTCGACCATCTTCCTGCCGCTCAATTTCCTCACGGGGTTCTTCGGCATGAACTTCGCGCACCTGCCGTTCGACGACGACCGCCTGCTGATGCTGGCGATCGCGGCGATGGCGCTGCTCCCGACCGTGTTGCTTCTGTGGTTCCGCAGGAAGGGCTGGTTCGGAGGCTGA
- a CDS encoding flippase has product MSEPERPAFSEMGVSDFTEVQSPGLDPEPEQPADREQPALREDLTAAKPVARVESLHSAHHVARRAWYGLLTQAVDKVLPVLILLYLARALGPAEFGIYSFVIAYLAFFQIVSDYSIDTVLVRTMSQDPAERDALLHAGLALKLTMAMISVVLSVALVGVASNHQTPPGLMLVAALNLPTALGGAYRAWQRARLEIGALFAQAALRAVLLAIGVVLAVRSGSSLPSIFAAMSAANLLTFVLVAFALRGEVAPRIRFDFERWRRLAGGVVPLMVNAFAMTVSLRIGQILLMSLRGPVDVGQLGAASRVTEAFTLLPEALMISVYPLMAGLHARESPQLFETAERSTRYLVAATGIPVVLCAAGGDLIMRRLFGPAFAEAGVILSLLAFTALFSATGTVILNLLVATHSERALSRNTLAFAAVGAVTSWFAISRYGAVGAAAATLATSAASQLSLAMIAPTRRYVRASLRSALRPFAAVAIAVVAAHVVRLDGWASMAFTLVVYIAAVAGLRVFGAAEWRLLQSLLARRGTA; this is encoded by the coding sequence ATGAGCGAGCCCGAACGGCCAGCGTTCAGCGAAATGGGCGTCTCGGACTTTACCGAGGTGCAGTCGCCGGGCCTCGATCCCGAGCCGGAACAGCCGGCGGATCGCGAACAGCCTGCGCTTCGCGAAGACCTCACGGCAGCGAAGCCGGTCGCTCGCGTGGAGTCGCTTCACAGCGCGCACCATGTCGCCCGCCGCGCATGGTACGGCCTGCTGACGCAGGCGGTCGACAAGGTTCTGCCGGTCCTGATCCTTCTCTATCTTGCGCGTGCGCTCGGCCCGGCCGAGTTCGGCATCTACTCGTTCGTGATCGCGTACCTGGCGTTCTTCCAGATCGTCTCGGACTACAGCATCGATACCGTGCTCGTGCGCACGATGAGCCAGGATCCGGCCGAGCGCGATGCGCTGCTGCATGCCGGCCTCGCCCTGAAGCTGACGATGGCGATGATCTCGGTCGTGCTGTCGGTTGCGCTGGTCGGCGTCGCATCGAATCACCAGACGCCGCCGGGCCTGATGCTGGTGGCTGCGCTCAACCTGCCGACGGCGCTCGGCGGTGCGTATCGTGCGTGGCAGCGCGCGCGCCTCGAGATCGGTGCGCTGTTCGCGCAGGCTGCGCTGCGGGCGGTGCTGCTCGCGATCGGTGTCGTGCTGGCGGTTCGCAGCGGCAGCAGCCTGCCGTCGATCTTCGCGGCGATGTCGGCCGCCAATCTGCTTACGTTCGTACTGGTCGCGTTCGCGCTGCGCGGCGAAGTCGCGCCGCGCATCCGTTTCGATTTCGAGCGCTGGCGGCGGCTTGCCGGCGGTGTGGTGCCGCTCATGGTCAACGCGTTCGCGATGACCGTCAGCCTTCGCATCGGGCAGATCCTGCTGATGTCGCTGCGCGGCCCGGTCGACGTCGGCCAGCTCGGCGCCGCGTCGCGCGTGACCGAGGCGTTCACGCTGCTTCCCGAAGCTCTGATGATCAGCGTCTATCCGCTGATGGCGGGCCTGCACGCGCGCGAGTCTCCGCAGCTGTTCGAAACCGCCGAGCGCTCGACCCGTTATCTCGTCGCGGCGACCGGCATTCCGGTCGTGCTGTGCGCGGCCGGCGGCGACCTGATCATGCGCCGGCTGTTCGGACCCGCGTTCGCCGAAGCCGGCGTGATCCTGTCGCTGCTGGCGTTCACGGCGCTGTTCAGCGCGACCGGCACGGTGATCCTCAATCTTCTGGTTGCAACCCACAGCGAGCGTGCGCTGTCGCGCAACACGCTCGCGTTCGCCGCGGTCGGCGCGGTGACGTCGTGGTTCGCGATCTCGCGCTACGGCGCCGTCGGTGCGGCGGCCGCCACGCTCGCGACCAGCGCGGCGTCGCAGCTGTCGCTCGCGATGATCGCACCGACGCGTCGCTACGTTCGCGCGTCGCTGCGGTCGGCGCTGCGGCCGTTTGCGGCGGTTGCGATCGCGGTGGTGGCCGCGCACGTGGTCCGGCTCGACGGCTGGGCGTCGATGGCGTTTACGCTCGTCGTCTACATCGCCGCCGTCGCCGGCCTTCGCGTCTTCGGTGCCGCTGAGTGGCGCCTCCTGCAGTCGCTGCTGGCGCGGCGGGGCACGGCCTGA